A part of Paraburkholderia largidicola genomic DNA contains:
- a CDS encoding isoaspartyl peptidase/L-asparaginase family protein codes for MNTKAVIAIHGGAGTIVRASMAPDAEARYHAELRAVLVAAQRVLADGGSALDAVTQAVRLLEDCPLFNAGHGSVFTSAGTHELDASIMDGRTLEAGAVSCVKRVRNPIVAARHVLEYSEHVMFTAEGAEAFAQAQGLEFVDPSYFHTDARYRQWQLAREQQRAMLDHDGAALAAQEAASANKEALPHEPIDPNKKFGTVGAVAVDLYGHVAAATSTGGITNKQLGRVGDAPLIGAGCYADDATCAVSTTGSGEMFMRMVAAYDVAAQMAYRGVSLDEAANDVVMNRLPRIDGRGGLIAVDAHGNVVLPFNTEGMYRGYARVGEAPVTAIYR; via the coding sequence ATGAACACCAAAGCGGTAATCGCGATTCATGGCGGCGCAGGCACGATCGTGCGCGCGTCGATGGCCCCCGATGCGGAAGCCCGCTATCACGCCGAATTGCGCGCCGTGCTCGTCGCCGCGCAACGCGTGCTCGCCGATGGCGGCAGCGCGCTCGACGCCGTCACGCAAGCCGTGCGGCTGCTCGAAGACTGTCCGCTGTTCAACGCAGGGCATGGTTCGGTTTTCACGTCGGCGGGCACGCATGAACTCGATGCGTCGATCATGGACGGCCGCACGCTCGAAGCAGGCGCCGTGTCGTGCGTGAAGCGCGTGCGCAACCCCATCGTCGCCGCGCGCCACGTGCTCGAATACAGCGAGCACGTGATGTTCACGGCCGAAGGCGCCGAAGCATTCGCGCAGGCGCAGGGTCTGGAATTCGTCGATCCGTCGTACTTCCACACGGACGCACGCTATCGCCAATGGCAACTGGCACGCGAGCAGCAACGCGCGATGCTCGACCACGACGGCGCAGCGCTTGCCGCGCAGGAAGCAGCGTCCGCCAATAAAGAAGCCCTGCCCCACGAGCCCATCGATCCGAACAAAAAATTCGGCACGGTCGGCGCAGTCGCCGTCGATCTATACGGCCACGTCGCGGCCGCGACCTCGACGGGCGGCATCACGAACAAGCAGTTGGGCCGCGTCGGCGATGCGCCGCTGATCGGCGCGGGCTGCTATGCCGACGACGCAACCTGCGCCGTCTCGACCACGGGCTCGGGCGAAATGTTCATGCGCATGGTCGCCGCCTACGACGTCGCCGCGCAGATGGCGTATCGCGGCGTGTCGCTCGACGAAGCGGCAAACGATGTCGTGATGAACCGCTTGCCGCGCATCGACGGACGCGGCGGCCTGATCGCCGTCGACGCGCACGGCAACGTCGTGCTGCCCTTCAATACCGAAGGCATGTACCGCGGCTATGCGCGCGTTGGCGAAGCGCCCGTCACGGCGATCTATCGCTAG
- a CDS encoding IclR family transcriptional regulator: protein MRSTDPAESAEEESGGGSTYLVPGLERGLRILAEFSAREPVLGAPELSKRIGIPRTTTFRLLQTLEALGFLERANGDRHFRLGVAVLRLGFEYLSSLELTDFGTPILERLRDQTGLSTHLLIRDERDVVFVAKAQTHDPMFSSVKVHVGTRLPAHATVHGQVLMGDLSLMQLRQLYPEQQLERFTDRTPATVDELYERIRETAAQGYAISEASFERGISVVSAPVRDQTGKIVAAMTTTVPRSDIGDDERGPLVAKVCGAALDLSARLNYRPSADDPTLAQTRR, encoded by the coding sequence ATGCGCAGCACGGATCCAGCGGAATCCGCCGAAGAAGAATCCGGCGGCGGCTCGACCTATCTCGTCCCCGGCCTCGAGCGCGGCTTGCGCATTCTTGCTGAGTTCTCGGCACGCGAACCCGTGCTCGGCGCGCCCGAGCTATCCAAGCGCATCGGCATTCCACGTACGACCACGTTCCGTCTGCTGCAAACACTCGAAGCGCTCGGTTTTCTCGAACGCGCGAATGGCGACCGGCATTTTCGTCTTGGCGTCGCGGTGCTGCGCCTCGGCTTCGAGTATCTGAGCTCGCTGGAACTGACCGACTTCGGCACGCCGATTCTCGAGCGGTTGCGCGATCAGACCGGCTTGAGCACCCATCTGCTGATACGCGACGAGCGCGATGTCGTGTTCGTCGCGAAGGCGCAGACGCACGATCCGATGTTCAGTTCAGTGAAGGTCCACGTCGGCACGCGGTTGCCCGCGCACGCGACCGTCCACGGCCAGGTGCTGATGGGCGATCTCTCGCTGATGCAGCTGCGTCAGCTTTATCCCGAGCAGCAGCTCGAACGCTTCACCGACCGCACGCCCGCCACCGTCGACGAACTGTACGAGCGCATTCGAGAAACGGCCGCGCAAGGCTATGCGATCAGCGAGGCATCGTTCGAGCGCGGGATATCCGTGGTCAGCGCGCCCGTGCGCGATCAGACGGGCAAGATCGTCGCGGCGATGACGACGACAGTGCCGCGTTCCGATATCGGTGACGATGAACGCGGGCCGCTCGTCGCAAAGGTGTGCGGCGCGGCGCTCGATCTGTCGGCGCGTCTGAACTATCGCCCGTCGGCCGACGATCCAACGCTCGCGCAAACGCGTCGCTAG
- a CDS encoding MurR/RpiR family transcriptional regulator, with protein MVRQRQNPPTAAEPAIAARITAAMPILTPVHRRMGEFVLANQFRAATMRIDELATAVGASIATANRFARALGFDGYPAFREALVRGFEATLAPVERLRTAQESQTNGDELFSASLEQAATNLGTTRSTIDGTAAEAAVEAIIAARRVFILGSGASAFLASLMEHNLLPYHDNVQSLALIGGPTHAARRLFNAGKGDLVIAIAFPRYVDDTIELARRAASLGADVLALTDGPTSPLATIATRSLFIRAERRLAATSEATVLAVIEALCDAVAFRAKRSAQAAANMTEFVLPWLTDTSALQAHSKSATRPTSNQAKKKK; from the coding sequence ATGGTCCGCCAACGTCAGAATCCACCCACCGCCGCCGAGCCTGCCATCGCCGCCCGCATCACGGCTGCGATGCCGATCCTCACGCCCGTTCACCGGCGCATGGGCGAGTTCGTGCTGGCCAACCAGTTCCGGGCCGCGACCATGCGCATCGACGAACTGGCCACCGCCGTCGGTGCGTCCATCGCGACGGCGAACCGCTTTGCGCGCGCGCTCGGCTTCGACGGCTATCCGGCGTTTCGCGAAGCGCTCGTGCGCGGCTTCGAAGCGACGCTCGCCCCTGTCGAGCGCCTGCGCACCGCGCAGGAATCGCAGACGAACGGCGACGAACTGTTCAGCGCGTCGCTCGAACAGGCCGCCACCAATCTCGGCACGACGCGCAGCACGATCGACGGAACAGCCGCCGAGGCCGCCGTCGAAGCGATCATCGCCGCGCGCCGCGTGTTCATCCTCGGCTCCGGCGCGAGCGCGTTTCTCGCGAGCCTGATGGAGCACAACCTGCTGCCGTATCACGACAACGTGCAGTCGCTCGCCCTGATCGGCGGACCGACGCACGCGGCGCGCCGCCTGTTCAACGCGGGCAAGGGTGACCTCGTGATCGCCATCGCGTTCCCGCGCTATGTCGACGACACGATCGAGCTCGCGCGCCGCGCCGCCAGCCTCGGCGCCGACGTGCTCGCGCTGACCGACGGTCCGACCTCGCCACTCGCCACGATCGCCACGCGCTCGCTCTTCATCCGCGCCGAGCGGCGTCTTGCCGCGACATCGGAAGCGACCGTGCTCGCGGTGATCGAAGCGCTGTGCGACGCCGTCGCGTTCCGCGCGAAGCGCTCCGCGCAGGCGGCCGCCAACATGACCGAGTTCGTGTTGCCGTGGCTCACCGACACGTCGGCGCTGCAAGCTCATTCGAAGTCCGCCACGCGGCCCACCTCCAACCAGGCAAAGAAGAAGAAATGA
- the gsiB gene encoding glutathione ABC transporter substrate-binding protein GsiB, whose product MTTLLFSQPLRLRSLVTSGALVFAMLASGAAHAATTAVMAVDSTFTTLDPYDANDTLSQAVSKSFYQGLFGFDKDMKLVNVLATSYEASPDARVYTFKLRQGVKFQDGTDFNAAAVKATFDRVTDPANKLKRYNMFSRIEKTEVVDPYTVKVTLKAPFSAFVNVLAHPSAVMISPAAMKKYGKDLAFHPVGTGPFELVKWDPAGDLTVKKFDGYWKKGYPKIDEIDWKPVVDNNTRAALVRTGEADFAFRIPFEQATALQSESKVDIIATPSIINRYVSLNTTKKPFDNPKVREALNYAINKEALAKVAFSGYAVPADGVIPEGVDYATKLGPWPYDPAKARALLKEAGYPNGFETTLWSAYNNSTSQKTIQFVQQQLAQVGVKASVEALEAGQRVAKVESAQDPATAPVRMYYIGWSSSTGEADWGITPLLASSSVPPKLVNTAYYKNDTVDSDLTKALETTDRTQKAALYGDAQKRIWTDAPWIFLVKEKIVYARSKRLAGAYVAPDGSFNFDEIALK is encoded by the coding sequence ATGACTACGCTTCTCTTCTCTCAACCGTTGCGCCTGCGTTCGCTCGTGACGAGCGGCGCGCTGGTGTTCGCGATGCTCGCGTCGGGCGCTGCGCACGCGGCAACCACGGCCGTGATGGCCGTCGACTCGACGTTCACGACGCTCGACCCATACGACGCCAACGACACGCTCTCGCAAGCCGTGTCCAAGTCGTTCTATCAAGGTCTGTTCGGCTTCGACAAGGACATGAAGCTGGTCAACGTGCTCGCGACGAGCTACGAAGCCAGCCCGGATGCGCGCGTCTACACGTTCAAGCTGCGTCAGGGTGTGAAGTTCCAGGACGGCACCGACTTCAACGCCGCCGCCGTCAAGGCGACGTTCGACCGCGTGACCGACCCGGCGAACAAGCTCAAGCGCTACAACATGTTCAGCCGCATCGAGAAGACGGAAGTGGTCGATCCGTACACCGTGAAAGTCACGCTGAAGGCGCCGTTCTCGGCGTTCGTCAACGTGCTCGCGCATCCGTCGGCCGTGATGATCTCGCCGGCTGCAATGAAGAAGTACGGCAAGGACCTCGCGTTTCACCCGGTCGGCACGGGCCCGTTCGAACTCGTCAAGTGGGACCCGGCGGGCGATCTGACTGTGAAGAAGTTCGATGGTTACTGGAAGAAGGGTTATCCGAAGATCGATGAAATCGACTGGAAGCCCGTAGTGGACAACAACACGCGCGCCGCGCTCGTGCGCACGGGCGAAGCAGACTTCGCGTTCCGCATTCCGTTCGAACAGGCCACCGCGCTGCAATCGGAATCGAAAGTCGACATCATCGCGACGCCGTCGATCATCAACCGCTACGTGAGCCTGAACACGACGAAGAAGCCGTTCGACAACCCGAAGGTGCGTGAAGCGCTGAACTACGCGATCAACAAGGAAGCACTCGCAAAGGTCGCATTCTCGGGCTACGCCGTGCCCGCCGACGGCGTGATTCCCGAAGGCGTCGATTACGCGACGAAGCTCGGCCCCTGGCCGTACGACCCCGCGAAAGCACGCGCGCTGCTGAAGGAAGCTGGCTATCCGAACGGCTTCGAAACGACGCTCTGGTCGGCGTACAACAACTCGACTTCGCAGAAGACGATCCAGTTCGTGCAGCAGCAACTGGCGCAGGTGGGCGTGAAGGCGAGCGTCGAAGCGCTCGAAGCGGGCCAGCGCGTGGCGAAGGTCGAAAGCGCGCAAGACCCGGCGACGGCGCCCGTGCGCATGTACTACATCGGCTGGTCGTCGTCGACGGGCGAAGCGGACTGGGGCATCACGCCGCTGCTCGCGTCGTCGTCGGTCCCGCCGAAGCTCGTGAACACCGCGTACTACAAGAACGATACCGTCGACAGCGATCTCACCAAGGCGCTCGAAACCACGGACCGCACGCAGAAGGCCGCGCTCTACGGCGACGCGCAAAAGCGCATCTGGACCGACGCGCCGTGGATCTTCCTCGTCAAGGAGAAGATCGTGTACGCGCGCAGCAAGCGGCTTGCGGGCGCATACGTGGCGCCGGACGGCTCGTTCAACTTCGATGAAATCGCGCTGAAGTAA
- a CDS encoding dipeptide ABC transporter ATP-binding protein: MPGDIIVPNTPNTPHQPRPLDSLPPQRVVDIDRLTVAFRRGETTFNAVRDLSLSVDRGETLAIVGESGSGKSVTSLALMRLVEHGGGSVANGSIAFRRRNGSVLDLARASQSTMRSVRGADIAMIFQEPMTSLNPVFTVGDQIGEAIALHQNMNRSQAHAETLRLLDLVRIPEARRVAARYPHQLSGGMRQRVMIAMALSCKPSLLIADEPTTALDVTIQAQILQLIRGLQDEMNMGVIFITHDMGVVAEVADRVLVMYRGDKVEEGESAQLFASPVHPYTRALLAAVPKLGSMQGTNSPAKFSLLALDGERTQQPLPEADTASEASKQVQPILRVRDLVTRFPVRSGLFGKLTGRVHAVERVSFDLHAGETLALVGESGCGKSTTGRSLLRLVESQSGSIEFDGKDISSLTGPSLQALRRDIQFIFQDPFASLNPRLTVGFSIMEPLLVHNVASGKEAQERVAWLLDKVGLPADAARRYPHEFSGGQRQRIAIARALALNPKVVIADESVSALDVSVQAQIVNLMLDLQRELGVAYLFISHDMAVVERISHRVAVMYLGQIVEIGPRRAVFESPQHPYTKKLMGAVPVADPARRHAKRMLAADELPSPIRALDNEPVVAPLVAVGPDHFVAEHRIGGAY; this comes from the coding sequence ATGCCGGGAGACATCATCGTGCCGAACACGCCGAATACGCCGCACCAGCCACGCCCGCTCGACAGCCTGCCGCCGCAACGCGTCGTCGATATCGATCGCCTCACGGTCGCGTTCCGTCGCGGCGAGACCACGTTCAACGCGGTACGCGACCTGTCGCTTTCCGTCGATCGCGGCGAGACGCTTGCCATCGTCGGCGAATCGGGCTCGGGTAAATCGGTGACGTCGCTTGCGTTGATGCGCCTCGTCGAACACGGCGGCGGAAGCGTTGCGAACGGCAGCATCGCGTTTCGCCGGCGCAACGGCAGCGTGCTCGATCTTGCGCGGGCATCGCAATCCACCATGCGTTCCGTTCGCGGCGCAGACATCGCGATGATCTTCCAGGAACCGATGACGTCGCTCAATCCCGTCTTCACGGTCGGCGATCAGATCGGCGAAGCAATTGCGCTGCATCAGAACATGAACCGCAGCCAGGCGCATGCTGAAACGCTGCGTCTGCTCGATCTCGTGCGCATTCCCGAAGCGCGCCGCGTGGCCGCGCGCTATCCGCACCAGTTGTCGGGCGGCATGCGGCAGCGCGTGATGATCGCCATGGCGCTGTCGTGCAAGCCGTCGCTGCTGATCGCCGACGAACCGACCACTGCGCTCGACGTGACGATCCAGGCGCAGATCCTCCAACTGATTCGCGGCTTGCAAGACGAGATGAACATGGGCGTGATCTTCATCACGCACGACATGGGCGTCGTCGCCGAAGTGGCGGATCGCGTGCTGGTGATGTATCGCGGCGACAAGGTCGAAGAAGGCGAATCGGCGCAGCTGTTCGCTTCGCCCGTGCATCCTTATACGAGGGCGCTGCTTGCGGCCGTGCCGAAGCTCGGCTCGATGCAAGGCACGAACTCACCCGCGAAGTTTTCGCTGCTCGCGCTGGACGGTGAACGTACGCAGCAGCCGCTTCCCGAAGCCGACACGGCATCGGAAGCATCGAAGCAGGTACAGCCGATTCTCCGCGTGCGCGACCTCGTTACGCGTTTTCCCGTGCGCAGCGGTCTGTTCGGCAAGCTCACGGGTCGGGTGCATGCCGTCGAGCGCGTCAGCTTCGATCTGCATGCGGGAGAAACGCTCGCGCTGGTCGGCGAATCCGGTTGCGGCAAGTCGACCACGGGGCGCTCGTTGCTGAGGCTCGTCGAAAGCCAGAGCGGCAGCATCGAGTTCGACGGCAAGGACATCAGTTCGCTCACAGGCCCTTCGCTGCAAGCTTTGCGCCGCGATATCCAGTTCATTTTCCAGGACCCGTTCGCGTCCCTCAATCCGCGCCTGACGGTCGGCTTCTCGATCATGGAGCCGCTGCTCGTGCACAACGTCGCGAGCGGCAAGGAAGCGCAGGAGCGCGTCGCGTGGCTGCTCGACAAGGTCGGCCTGCCCGCCGACGCCGCGCGCCGCTATCCGCATGAATTCTCGGGCGGCCAGCGTCAGCGGATCGCGATTGCGCGTGCGCTCGCGCTCAACCCGAAGGTCGTCATCGCGGACGAATCGGTGTCGGCGCTCGACGTTTCCGTGCAGGCGCAGATCGTCAATCTGATGCTCGATCTGCAACGCGAACTGGGTGTGGCGTATCTGTTCATCTCGCACGACATGGCCGTCGTCGAGCGCATCAGTCATCGCGTCGCGGTGATGTATCTCGGCCAGATCGTCGAGATCGGACCGCGTCGCGCGGTGTTCGAATCGCCGCAGCATCCGTACACGAAGAAGCTGATGGGCGCCGTGCCCGTCGCCGATCCCGCGCGCCGCCACGCGAAGCGCATGCTCGCCGCCGATGAACTGCCCAGCCCGATTCGCGCGCTCGACAACGAGCCCGTCGTCGCGCCGCTCGTCGCCGTGGGCCCCGATCATTTCGTCGCCGAGCATCGCATCGGCGGCGCTTACTAG